The Acomys russatus chromosome 11, mAcoRus1.1, whole genome shotgun sequence genome contains the following window.
TACATAAGTACTCATTCTGCCTTCCAGGCACTTCCAGGGGCTCATACCCTTTCACCCACCCCGTAAACCCTCACCTGCATCATCGCCTGTACCATGGCTGCTAcggagacatcatgaccatggagACTTTCGGGGCCCCCTGTGACATAAACAGTCTGATGTACTGTGGTAGGTACAAACTAGAGCGGGGTCCTGTCCCCCATCACCACTACCATTTGCAGAGTTTTTCTTAGGAGGTAATACATTTTGAAAGGGTACCAACATTACAATAACAATTATGaatcaaaattaaaagttaaaaataggctgggtgtggtagcacacactttgaTCCTAACTCTCCCCAGTCAGAGGAAAATGGATCTGAGGTgtataccagtggttctcaacctgtcgCTTGTGAcctatttggggtgggggtggggtgtcaaacaaatctttcacagaggtcacatatcaggtatttgttactattcataacagtagcaaaaattatagttatgaagtagcaatgaaaacaggTTTACGGGTGGGGGGGCGcgagtcaccacaacacgaggaactgtattaaaggcttgcCGCATTTAGGAAGGCTTAGAACCACTGCTCTGTATTTTGAGTTCTAagtcaaccagggctacacagtaagactccgtctccaaaaaatagaaagttaagaaagaaagaaaaagccgggcggtggtggcgcacgcctttaatcccagcactcgggaggcagaggcaggtggatcactgtgagttcgcggccagtaTGGCCtgcaatgcgagtccaggacagccaaggctacatagagaaactctgcctcgaaaaacaaacaaacaaacaacccctcccaaaagaaagaaagaaagaaaaagtcctaGCCAACCTTACaaactgcttttccttttttctcttttctcctggtTTTTTCCAAACCATGTCTACCACTGCGAAACCATTCCATAAATAAGAGGgttcagtttgggttttgttgtgtcTAGCTCACGGTTCAGCATGACGATTCTAAGCAGAGCTTCTTGCTCTGgatgcttctctccttcctcaaaCGAGGTCGCATGTAAGCCCCTGTTCTCGGGGCATAGACCAGATGCTCAACAAAGTCATCTCACCTTCCCGCATAGAGCTAGCTGGTTGCAGAGCCAGGTTAAAACAgacttctgccccccccccccatgcacatCAGtgcaggaaggaggggggagaaatAGCCACAGCGGCTCCTGCAGGGTTGGTGACCCTGCTGGGTTTCTGCGGTTAGAGAGGTCCCAAAGCTATTAGGAGTGTTTTGGGCAAGGGGCGCGGTCATATGCTGTGGGTGTGGCCATACGTGTGGGCGTGGCCATATGCTGTGGGCGTGGTCAGAAGCTGAGGCTGAATTTGTAGACTTTCCCAGTATATCTCTTCCGCAGTGGAGGAAACAGCTTCTTTTCATTGGATATAGGGGTCCACGGTTCGGAAATGTTTGCCGAGATGGACTTGAAAGCCATAAGGCCTTACCGGGTCCTCATCAAAGAAGTAGGACAGAGGCACTGCATTGACCCAGCTGTCATCGCAGCCATCATCTCCAGGGAAAGCCACGGTGGAGTCGTCCTGCAAAATGGCTGGGACCATAAGGGGCAGAGATTTGGCTTGATGCAGGTAGGGTGCCTGAGACTTCCCGTCAACCTAACATCATATCCACTCGCAGAAGTTCGGCCCAGACTCAAAGTCCATTCCAGAAACGAACACCCGAGTGACTGGGCATACCTATGTAGCAGCCAGCACACTTTGCTGTGACGGTGACGCATCTGTGGTGTTTCATTCAAGGCAGCCATGGGGgcacttctttaaaatgtttcctgtgtACTGTAACTACACCATCTCAACTATACCTGTATCTAACATAGACAACATGAGCTATACTTCGACCGGGAAATTTTTATAAAGGTTATTATTAACTTTTATAAAACGGCAATAATAATCGTTGTCCTCTTGGGGCTCCCGAAGAAGTAAAATTCACAAACACGAATCGAAATGCCACAATCAAGCCCGGCTTTGTCCATCTCTGTTCATTTGGATCACCTGGACAGAGGGGAGCCTAACAATTTAGATACTTGTTTCCAGgcctcttatttgtttgtttggaggcaGCATCTCATTCTGTAACTCTGGCCAACCAGACACTTGCTTTGTATtccatgctggcctggagcttgtgcctgctgcctctgcctcccccatgcTGGGTTtatgtgtcaccaagcctggctagaAACAATATTATATTTGAATTGCCTGCATATAACTATTTTCATGGAGACTGTCTAGAGGTTGGAAAccaattatttttccttctcctcccttcccccttcctcctttgccATATGAGAATGCACCTAGTGAGCCTCTCTCACAccaggctttctctgtctctcttgtctatGAAGGACAAGGCATTAGAATATAGACTTTTGTGGATCAAAAGAAAGATGCCAAAGCCAGTGTGTGAACTCTACTAcagcgggggaggggaggacaccTAGGGATAGCAGAAAGTATGCTGCCTTGCCCAGATACTGACGTGATTGTTTGAATTTTCTAGCTTGATAAAAAATTGTATCATCCTATTGGTTCCTGGGACAGCAAAGAACACCTTCTACAGTCTGCTGGGATTCTAGCAGAAAAACTTAAGGCAATCCAGAGGAAATTCCCCACGTGGAATGCGGTCCAGCACCTCAAAGGTAAGCCCCTTGCCTAGCGCCTTCTTTAAAGGAGCGGTGACTGAGACTACTAAGAGCCACTGTGCCCCAGGTCCCCTGGGAGCATCCACACTGGGCTGGCTAGAAGGGAGCCCAGCCAAAGGATGCATTAGCAACCTGTGAGCCACACAACTTTCACATCCTTTACCCTCCTGGAagggattttgttttaattgtacCTCTGATTAACTATTAAGCGATTGAATGACACCTTAAGCATCAACACAATGGTTATAAACAGTGTTTACAGTCTCATATTTTTTCCTCCTGAGCTAACaccatttttttccaaattgtgtGAATAAACTTTTGCTGTGAGAAATTTCAGAGCTTCAAATAACTTGAGAAGTCGAAGTGAAAACTCAGAGCCCCTCAAGTTAGGAAGCTCCCAGATGGAACTCGCCCCAccaccatgtttttgtttgttttgtcttcagaGACACTGACATAGCCAGCAATCACAGGCAGAAAAACtttttctttccatccatccaaTCACACCAATTCCCCAGTCTGCCTCTTACAGGATCAGGATTCTTCTATATTCACATGCACTCTCTTCCCATTCTTTAATAGTCAGAACTCAAAGAGTTTTCTATTCCCATCTCTTCAAAGGCAGGAATGACAACATCCACAGAAAGCACaaacttttaaatatatcaaTAATGACTGAAGATAAGCTTCTAGGGGCAGACAgcgcatgcatgtacacaagcCCTCGCGAGAAGTCATGAGAGATCTTGGGAACTTTACACTCAGTGAGGAACCATTTCTGGTACATAAGGGGTGCTTTAAAAACATGTTGGATGAACAAATGAATTCATGAGTGAACTGttgaataaatgagaaaatgctaCGATCGATCTTGTATTAGTTCTGCCAGATCAGAGAACAGAAACTCACTCCTCTGGACTATTTGCCTGAAGGGTGATGGCGAGTTGACAGTCCTGCGTGCTCACATCTTACTTTTGCTGGCAGCTAATGTTGGAATCTAACCTGTGTGTCTCATTTCAGGTGGTCTGACTGCTTTCAAGTCAGGAACGGACGCTATTGTCACTCCTGAAGACATAGAAGCTGACTTAGCCGATGATGTTATTGCCCGAGCTAAATTCTACAAAAGACACGGCTTCTAGGTGGAGTGAGTGTGGTGAGGTTCTCAGCTGGTCCCTCTTCCAAAATTCAATAGTAGCTCAATGCACTCAATACAAGCAAAGAAATggttataattaataaaagtagaaacataagaaaaaggagagaaagaagaggggtgAGGACGTAGTTGAGGTGGTTGAGCTCATGCTTAGCATGTGCGAGGCCCCAGGTTCCATCTTCatcacaaggaaaagaaagagccagaacTTCACATGTGGTTCCTaggaaacatacatacacataatttctTTGCGGTCAGTGTGAATATCATGGCACGTGGCATGTGTGTCTTCTAGCCCATGAGTTTAATGATCACCTCTACCCTGTCTACCAGAATTACTAATGAGAAGTGAGCAAGCCTTTGTCCCTTTCCCAGTATCCAGCCAGTTGCTAGGGTTCTGCTCATGAGATGTGTCCGTCTCCGATCCACCATGGGGCAGTAGATTGGGGAGGACACAGTTCTCTAGGAGACGGTGCTGGTTTGGTTGCCTTTCAGCTTCTGAGCCAAAGTTTTACCATCCTTCCTTTAGCCACTTTGGGAAGATCCAGGTGAACCGTTCTCTGCCTAATCACCACTCAACCTCACCCGAAGAAGGGGCCCAGATCAGTAGTGGggattattatttttgagacaaggtctcactctatatcccaagctgtcctcaaactcattgaaatcctcctgcctccagaatccCAAATTCTGGAATTGTAGCtgtaggccaccatgcctgctgtgtAATCATCACTTAGGACTTGACAGGGCCCAAGCTCTACCAGCTTTTGAGTGTTCTAGTCCCAGCATGTGCTCATCTGAGATGTTCTTCAGATGGCCACGCTGCTCCGGGATgatctcttctggctttcacccTGGAAGCACTAATTTCATCCAACACCAGGCCCTGTGATGTCACAATTGCAAAGATAGCTAATGTGTAGGCCGGATAACCTTCAAGTGCTTGTAAAATAAGAAATAGTTCACTGGCTTACTCCTTGAATCTGCTTCCCCAGGCTTACTGTTCCAACCGTCACACAGAGGTGTCCTAAAGGAGGCCATGTATAAAGAtctcttggtttgttttcctcAGAACCAGACCTGTGACAAAAATGTGGGTGTAAgggatgggggggtggtggtggtcactGTTATAAAGTGGTGCAGTGGTAAGGAGTGAGTGAATAGCAGATGTCACCAAGCCAGCTACCCTAGGTGACAAGGGGACTCAACCTTGCAGGAAAGCAGTGAGCAACTGTGCCAAGCACTCACCGTACAACTGCCCACTACGCAGGCGCAGGAGTGGAGCCTCTGGCCCTCTGATGGTCAGCAGTTGAGGTGCCCTCCTGCAGGGAGAGGGTGTAGTTTATTGCTAGTCTGGTCTGGTAAATATAGACTCTCGTGTAAACTCCCAGGAGTGAGAAGCTACAGGCATAACAGGAAGACCAAGTGAGAATCCCGAGAGGCTAAGCGGCACAGGAGGCCCTGGCATGTCCAATTCACACGGCACGAAATGCCGCTCCAGCATTTCCTGTTTCCATCTCTGACTGAGGACCGACCATGTTACTGATAATCTGGAAAGAATACACCTGCCTGTCATGAGCCCTGGCCCCTGGGCCAATCTTCTGCAGAATCTATTAGAGTGGCTAATTAGACACAGCTGAACCATCTGAGTCCATCCTCCTCCCACCCAGGAATTTACTGAGAGCACTGCCTATCCTGAGATGTTAATCCAAAAACATGTACCATTAAACGTCCTTGTCTTCAGCCATCTCAGTTTTCTTTATATCTGTTGCCTGTGTTCCTTTCAGACATACTGATTGTGGGTCAGGTTTCTCAttgtaaagtttatttttcacttttaacgTTTTCTCCAAATTGAGGTGAGCAGGACTGCTTGGAGCTGGAGTGGCCCCCAAAGCCCACACATTACTCGGTCCCAACTTGGCCTTTAAGAGATGGGGTCtacatgtcccccggatggggagacctggtggcactcagaggaaggatagctagttaccaagaagagacttgatattctgagagcatatatagggggaggaggtctccctcagtcacagacataggggaggggagaaggggagaaacgggaggaaacaggggaagggctaacaatcgagatgtaatatgaataaattaataataataataaaaaaaaagatggggtcTAGCCATGGAGGGCACACCCTGGAAGTGACATCAAGtcccagcccctcccacttccctccatcccttccctacTGGGGTAGGTCGGGAAA
Protein-coding sequences here:
- the Lyg2 gene encoding lysozyme g-like protein 2 → MPQCDLQGGIVGMVAGNNLCASKGCLGAAGPVQNFLLMSSPDQSVDSVAAAKGFFHGGETSPQRLQGRNFLLEKPSGFKINVSVSNQDRSQQMSVITMVPSTVFWGLLALIAHDGLLASAFIMQVISLSVPIHAVLLLPNSGPFTTLCANAREWYSFCLPGTSRGSYPFTHPVNPHLHHRLYHGCYGDIMTMETFGAPCDINSLMYCGVHGSEMFAEMDLKAIRPYRVLIKEVGQRHCIDPAVIAAIISRESHGGVVLQNGWDHKGQRFGLMQLDKKLYHPIGSWDSKEHLLQSAGILAEKLKAIQRKFPTWNAVQHLKGGLTAFKSGTDAIVTPEDIEADLADDVIARAKFYKRHGF